From Drosophila virilis strain 15010-1051.87 chromosome X, Dvir_AGI_RSII-ME, whole genome shotgun sequence, the proteins below share one genomic window:
- the Nep6 gene encoding neprilysin-1 yields the protein MCGKQLNQRTMQLQLQLLLLLVLGSQCIWGHVVSCATEAAADAMDVSKSPCENFHEHACGNWHAPYELRALGAHDMRSKLRALNKQLLVRHLEASGGDQDQLHTFYDSCMSGRQSLHVYMDAVQQLVPDWPLLNNATRFDWSRGSAAVRRFGAQGLWRLLVQPNWQAAEQLIFYLLPPSFKLLGNSEQSEFLYQRYLKYLLLELRLRVRRAATLAEQLVSFERQLRKLTPPPLEEAQTLVLHEPQTLQQLASQLPQLQLLDYFRLLLGERYTSQLLLVADTGYLQRLQGVLHAADPLVLSSWLLLQLPAHFELHLHEDTTLAAQREHCLQQLNQLLPRQLSQLQQRLLHGSDAAASAFRSRTQRQLQLLFDSLKAQFEVLLNATPIFEQDAATQTLALQKLRAMRLLLPPPPSPQQLEQRDEGKAQRDLQSTSFSYDTNLLHLSQAESDAQFQLALDCLQLPCESSATWSGHALGPLDVNVYYRLKLNAIELPLGLLRPPLLPSSSRSSCEANAARENSGATAPDADVDAESQARLLGGLGYMLGHELIHGFDYDGINYDAAGRVAGGQWPARAIIRFGLRAGCYLGARYSNATLTINENIADSEGLRLAYEAYRHQQPANASMRPFFVAFAQNWCGQEVASSSGAQQHASHRERVNNVLGNFPEFAEAFECKVGSLMHPPDKCRIW from the coding sequence ATGTGTGGCAAACAACTGAACCAGCGCACAatgcagctccagctgcagctgctgctgctgctagtcCTGGGCAGCCAGTGCATTTGGGGCCATGTTGTTAGCTGCGCGACTGAAGCAGCAGCGGATGCCATGGACGTGAGCAAATCGCCGTGCGAGAATTTCCATGAGCACGCCTGCGGCAACTGGCACGCCCCCTATGAGCTGCGTGCTCTAGGCGCACACGATATGCGGTCGAAGCTGCGCGCGCTGAACAAGCAGCTGCTTGTGCGGCACCTTGAGGCCAGCGGTGGAGATCAGGATCAGCTGCACACGTTTTATGACAGCTGTATGAGCGGCCGGCAGTCGCTGCACGTCTATATGGATGCAGTGCAGCAGCTCGTGCCGGATTGGCCGCTGCTCAACAATGCGACGCGCTTCGATTGGTCACGCGGCAGCGCTGCAGTGCGTCGCTTTGGCGCCCAGGGCTTGTGGCGTCTGCTGGTGCAGCCCAATTGGCAGGCGGCAGAGCAGCTCATCTTTTATCTGCTGCCGCCCAGTTTCAAGCTGTTGGGCAACAGCGAGCAGAGCGAGTTTCTCTACCAGCGCTATCTCAAGTATCTGCTGCTCGAGCTGAGACTGCGCGTCCGACGCGCTGCCACGCTGGCCGAGCAGCTGGTGAGCTTTGAGCGGCAGTTGCGCAAATtgacgccgccgccgttgGAGGAAGCCCAGACGCTGGTGCTGCACGAGCCGCAAAcgttgcagcagctggcgtcgcagctgccgcagctccagctgctcgaCTACTTCCGGCTGCTGCTAGGCGAACGCTATACGTCacagttgctgctggtggcggACACGGGCTACTTGCAGCGCTTGCAAGGCGTGCTGCACGCCGCCGACCCGCTTGTTCTGTccagctggctgctgctgcagctgccggcgCACTTTGAACTCCATCTGCACGAGGACACCACGTTGGCTGCTCAGCGTGAGCATTGCCTGCAGCAGTTGAACCAGTTGCTGCCGCGTCAGCTgtcgcagctgcagcagcgtctGTTGCACGGCAGCGATGCGGCGGCGTCTGCCTTTCGCAGCCGTACgcagcgccagctgcagctgctgttcgaCTCGCTGAAGGCTCAGTTCGAGGTTTTGCTTAATGCCACGCCAATTTTCGAACAGGACGCCGCCACACAAACTCTGGCGCTGCAAAAGCTACGCGcaatgcggctgctgctgccgccgccgccgtcgccacAGCAGTTGGAGCAGCGAGACGAAGGGAAGGCGCAACGCGATCTTCAATCTACGAGCTTCAGCTACGATACGAATCTGTTGCATTTGTCGCAGGCGGAGTCGGATGCGCAGTTTCAGCTGGCGCTGGACTGCCTGCAATTGCCATGCGAGTCATCTGCTACATGGTCGGGCCACGCCCTCGGCCCACTGGATGTGAACGTGTACTATAGGCTGAAGCTAAATGCGATTGAGCTGCCGCTGGGTCTGCTGCGTCCGCCCCTTCTGCCTAGCAGTAGCAGAAGCAGCTGCGAGGCAAATGCTGCTCGAGAGAATTCGGGGGCGACGGCGCCGGATGCGGATGTGGATGCGGAATCGCAGGCCCGCCTGCTGGGCGGCTTGGGCTACATGCTCGGTCACGAACTAATCCATGGGTTCGACTATGATGGCATCAATTATGATGCAGCTGGACGTGTGGCCGGCGGCCAGTGGCCAGCGCGCGCCATCATTCGCTTCGGCCTGCGTGCCGGCTGCTATTTAGGGGCACGCTACAGCAATGCGACGTTGACCATCAATGAGAATATTGCGGACAGCGAGGGATTGCGCTTGGCCTACGAGGCGTATCGGCACCAGCAGCCGGCCAATGCCTCAATGCGTCCGTTCTTTGTGGCCTTTGCGCAAAACTGGTGTGGACAGGAGGTGGCGTCCTCTAGCGGTGCACAGCAGCATGCCTCGCATCGGGAGCGTGTCAACAATGTGCTGGGCAACTTCCCGGAATTTGCTGAGGCCTTTGAGTGCAAGGTGGGCAGCCTGATGCATCCGCCGGACAAGTGTCGCATTTGGTAA